Proteins encoded in a region of the Anoxybacillus amylolyticus genome:
- a CDS encoding murein hydrolase activator EnvC family protein: MSLAVAAVLGMTSFSYPANAVSNREIQQKRSAINNIQSKQSSIQSEIKKADQQIEQIKTQQAQLATEMEKLDMEVSETSAKIRNVSQTINDTKKDIEALKHQIAEVEARIEKRNELLKERVRSLQLSGGLISYLDVLLGSQSFGDFIDRISAVTTIFEADKQIIQEQEEDKALKAKKENELTSKLTTLQNDLQELEQLKQTLNQQMNEKEQLMAQLKQQEQSINEEKLSLAEEQELLEKQEAAIRSQLQQLLIKKQQEQAAQQSPSSSNHSNSGGNVPPVTDGVFMRPANGPITSGFGPRGGEFHYGVDIGKRAPEVPVVAAADGVVFRSYYSRSYGNVVFITHVIDGQVYTTVYAHLESRLVSEGQTVSKGQIIGYMGNTGQSEGSHLHFELHRGPWNAAKSNAVNPLSYINF, encoded by the coding sequence ATGTCACTAGCGGTAGCGGCCGTACTTGGGATGACGAGCTTTTCTTACCCGGCAAATGCGGTGAGCAATCGAGAAATTCAGCAAAAACGAAGCGCGATTAATAACATCCAGTCGAAACAGTCTTCCATCCAAAGTGAAATAAAGAAAGCAGATCAACAAATCGAACAGATAAAGACGCAGCAAGCGCAGCTGGCAACGGAAATGGAAAAATTGGACATGGAAGTATCAGAAACGAGTGCAAAAATCCGCAACGTTTCCCAAACGATTAATGACACAAAGAAAGATATTGAAGCGTTGAAACACCAAATTGCGGAAGTAGAGGCACGCATTGAGAAACGGAATGAGCTACTGAAAGAGCGGGTACGTTCGTTACAGTTAAGTGGTGGGCTCATTAGCTATTTAGACGTATTGCTTGGTTCGCAAAGCTTTGGCGACTTTATCGACCGGATTAGCGCGGTGACGACGATTTTTGAAGCGGACAAGCAAATTATTCAGGAGCAAGAAGAAGATAAAGCGTTGAAAGCGAAGAAGGAAAATGAATTAACGTCGAAATTGACGACGCTGCAAAATGATTTGCAAGAGTTAGAGCAATTAAAACAAACGTTAAATCAGCAAATGAACGAAAAAGAGCAGCTTATGGCGCAATTAAAACAGCAGGAGCAAAGCATTAACGAAGAAAAATTATCGTTAGCGGAAGAGCAAGAGTTGTTGGAAAAACAAGAAGCGGCTATTCGTTCACAACTTCAGCAACTATTAATTAAAAAGCAGCAAGAACAAGCAGCCCAACAATCACCATCATCGTCTAATCATTCGAATAGCGGTGGAAACGTCCCTCCGGTAACTGACGGTGTGTTCATGCGTCCAGCCAATGGTCCGATTACCTCAGGATTTGGTCCGCGTGGCGGGGAGTTCCATTATGGGGTGGATATTGGCAAGCGCGCGCCAGAAGTTCCAGTCGTCGCAGCAGCCGATGGTGTCGTGTTCCGTTCCTACTATTCTCGTAGTTATGGAAACGTCGTATTTATTACGCATGTGATTGATGGGCAAGTATATACAACTGTCTATGCCCACTTAGAATCGCGGCTTGTCAGCGAAGGGCAGACGGTAAGCAAAGGACAGATCATCGGTTACATGGGCAATACAGGTCAATCAGAAGGGTCGCACCTTCATTTTGAATTGCATCGTGGCCCGTGGAATGCTGCAAAATCGAACGCGGTCAATCCGTTAAGCTATATTAATTTTTAA
- the ftsX gene encoding permease-like cell division protein FtsX, with amino-acid sequence MRINTLRRHMRESVKSLGRNGWMTFASISAVTVTLLLVGVFLVIMMNMNHFANKIESDVEIRVYIDVTASEKDKQALKAQIEAVPGVKDVQYSSKEQELQNLIKSFGEEGASFRLFEQDNPLSDVYVVKAAKPEDIAKIAKKIEAFPFAHKVKYGQGQVEKLFSTLKVARNVGIGLIVGLLFTAMFLISNTIKITIFARRREIEIMRLVGATNGFIRWPFFLEGLWLGVIGAVVPIAFISFVYYNLYAFLKPKVTVPFLQLLPVDPFMWQVSAILLALGACIGVWGSMMSVRKFLKV; translated from the coding sequence ATGAGAATTAATACCCTCCGCCGCCATATGCGCGAAAGTGTAAAAAGTCTCGGGAGAAATGGCTGGATGACGTTTGCGTCCATTAGTGCAGTGACAGTGACGCTGTTGCTTGTCGGCGTGTTTCTTGTCATTATGATGAACATGAACCATTTTGCGAACAAAATCGAAAGCGATGTCGAAATTCGCGTATATATTGACGTGACGGCAAGCGAAAAAGATAAGCAAGCGTTAAAAGCGCAAATTGAGGCAGTTCCAGGAGTCAAAGATGTGCAATATTCGTCCAAAGAGCAAGAGCTGCAAAACCTAATTAAAAGTTTTGGAGAAGAAGGAGCGTCGTTCCGCCTTTTTGAACAAGACAACCCGTTAAGCGACGTATACGTCGTTAAAGCAGCGAAACCAGAAGACATAGCAAAAATCGCCAAAAAAATAGAAGCGTTTCCTTTTGCTCATAAAGTGAAGTACGGCCAAGGGCAAGTGGAGAAGCTATTTAGTACATTAAAAGTTGCGCGAAATGTTGGGATTGGCTTAATTGTCGGTCTTTTGTTCACGGCGATGTTTTTAATCTCGAACACAATTAAAATTACGATTTTTGCGCGCCGGCGTGAAATTGAGATTATGAGATTAGTAGGTGCGACGAACGGATTTATTCGCTGGCCGTTTTTCTTAGAAGGATTGTGGCTTGGGGTGATTGGAGCCGTCGTACCGATTGCGTTCATTTCATTCGTGTACTATAACCTTTATGCATTTTTAAAGCCGAAGGTAACCGTTCCGTTTTTGCAGTTGCTTCCTGTTGACCCGTTTATGTGGCAAGTTAGCGCCATTTTATTGGCGTTAGGGGCATGCATTGGTGTTTGGGGAAGTATGATGTCCGTCCGGAAATTTTTAAAAGTTTAA
- the ftsE gene encoding cell division ATP-binding protein FtsE, translated as MIEMKDVYKTYPNGVIALNGISVRIKQGEFVYVVGPSGAGKSTFIKMMYREEKPTSGSIMINGVNLAKMKDSRVPLLRRHIGVVFQDFKLLPKLTVYENVAFALEVIEESPKVIKKKVMEVLDLVGLKHKARFYPNELSGGEQQRVSIARSIVNSPKIVIADEPTGNLDPENSWGIMELFETINDRGTTIVMATHNREIVNTIKKRVIAIESGKIVRDEARGEYGYEN; from the coding sequence ATGATCGAAATGAAAGATGTATATAAAACATACCCAAACGGCGTGATAGCCTTAAATGGCATTAGCGTCCGCATTAAACAAGGCGAATTTGTCTACGTCGTGGGTCCGAGCGGTGCAGGGAAATCGACGTTTATTAAAATGATGTACCGCGAAGAAAAGCCAACGAGTGGCTCGATTATGATTAATGGGGTGAACTTGGCGAAAATGAAGGATAGCCGGGTGCCGCTTTTACGCCGTCATATTGGTGTTGTATTCCAAGATTTTAAATTACTTCCCAAGCTAACGGTATATGAAAATGTAGCGTTTGCTTTGGAAGTAATTGAAGAATCCCCAAAAGTGATTAAAAAGAAAGTGATGGAAGTATTAGATTTAGTTGGATTAAAACATAAAGCCCGCTTTTATCCGAACGAGCTTTCGGGCGGGGAGCAACAGCGCGTATCTATCGCTCGTTCGATTGTCAACTCGCCCAAAATCGTCATTGCGGACGAGCCGACAGGAAACTTAGACCCCGAAAACTCATGGGGCATTATGGAGCTGTTTGAAACGATTAATGACCGAGGCACGACGATTGTGATGGCAACCCATAACCGTGAAATTGTCAATACGATAAAAAAGCGCGTCATTGCGATTGAAAGTGGAAAAATTGTCCGTGATGAGGCAAGGGGGGAATACGGCTATGAGAATTAA
- a CDS encoding COG4705 family protein: MTDNTRQDYQIWSKVPKITLFFWIIKILTTTVGETAADFLNGNLNLGLTNTTFVMSSLLLITLFFQFRSRKYVPRIYWLAVVLISIVGTLISDNLVDNLGVTLETTTIVFTVALLLTFAAWYVSEKTLSIHSIYTVRREAFYWLAILFTFALGTAAGDLTAEGLHLGYWEAALMFAALIGVITIAYYFFKMNAVLAFWSAYILTRPLGASLGDYLSQPRHEGGLGLGTIGTSAIFLITILSLVLYLTKTRRDEIPLRSSTKE; the protein is encoded by the coding sequence ATGACGGACAATACGCGACAAGATTATCAGATATGGAGCAAGGTTCCAAAAATCACGCTCTTCTTCTGGATTATTAAAATCTTGACAACTACCGTGGGAGAAACAGCCGCGGATTTCCTAAATGGGAACTTGAACCTAGGCTTGACTAACACGACCTTTGTCATGAGTAGTCTCTTACTTATCACTCTGTTCTTCCAGTTCAGGTCCAGAAAGTACGTTCCAAGAATCTACTGGCTTGCGGTTGTCCTGATCAGCATTGTCGGTACGCTCATCTCCGACAATCTTGTGGACAACCTTGGCGTCACTCTTGAAACTACTACCATCGTCTTCACCGTCGCACTGCTTTTGACTTTTGCGGCTTGGTACGTAAGTGAAAAAACACTATCTATTCACTCTATTTACACGGTCAGGCGAGAAGCATTTTACTGGTTGGCCATCTTGTTTACCTTTGCCCTAGGTACTGCAGCCGGTGATCTCACAGCAGAGGGTCTCCACTTAGGTTACTGGGAGGCAGCGCTTATGTTCGCCGCATTGATCGGTGTAATCACCATCGCTTACTATTTCTTTAAAATGAATGCAGTGCTTGCCTTCTGGAGCGCCTATATCTTGACCCGCCCTCTAGGTGCCTCTCTTGGCGACTACTTGTCACAGCCGCGACATGAAGGTGGCCTTGGTCTAGGTACGATAGGAACCAGTGCGATCTTCCTCATAACTATTTTGAGCTTGGTCCTCTATCTGACCAAGACAAGAAGGGACGAAATCCCGCTCCGAAGCTCAACTAAAGAGTAA